CCCTGAAAAAGTAAAATCAGCAATAAACATCCGACCATACTCCAGTTTATCCACGATCCGCCGACTGTAGCGCTGAACAAATAAAAACAAATCCATAAACATTGTTCTGCAAAGTAATTGGGATGGCGGCTGTAGGCCCACAGACCACGAGTCAGAAATCCTTTCTGAAAGTTTTCGGTAAGTATTTCACCGGCTTTGATTTTTTGCCATTTTGTTTTTTGAAAATTCCATTGTTGAAAATCTGCAATTGTTTCGTAAGTAATAAAACTCAGCATGGCCAGAGCAATTATCCAATCAAAACTTTTTAGCTGAATTGAATTGTATTGTGCTGCCACGATGATGGGTGTGGTAAAAAGGAGAATCAGTAGATTTTGGTATATACAGATAAAACCCAAATTGAAAAGTCTCCATATCCACGGCTGCTGAAATTCGGTTTTTTGCCGGAGTACCTTCCATCGGTAATCTTCTTCACCTTGCCAGAATTTCCAGGAATAAGCACCCTTCAAAGAAAAATTATAAGTCAGTCTGACTCCCCAAATGGTGACAAGAATACTCATCAGCATCAAGCGATCATTAAATTCATAGTTAGACGTAACTATCCACACATAAACGACTGGGAGCAGACTCCACAATTTATCTACCTGAGAATAATTACCGGTCATTTCAGATACGATAAAACACAATAGTGCAATTGCCAGCGCAATGATTAATAATTGCTTTAGTAAAGACCATTCTTCAGGATCAGGGAAGGCTCCAAAATAAAAGCAACCAACAGGTAAAACAAGCAGGGTTAAGATCAGTAACGAGGCAGTTTGTGCGGTATTCATATTATTAGTTCTAAGCATCAAGTTAGACCTTTTTTGAAAAATCATAGATGCCGTTCATCTGTGCTAAATATTTTCAAAATGGTCACATAATCAATTATATACATATTAAATTATTAATTCAAATGAGAACTTACCTATCACGATTGCCCTTTCTGTTCATATTTCAAAAATAAGTATTATCTTTGCACCCTCATATCGCGGAGTGGAGCAGTTGGTAGCTCGTTGGGCTCATAACCCAAAGGCCGCAGGTTCGAGTCCTGCCTCCGCCACAATCCGGCATGAGTGTGTGTGTGAGTGTGTGTGTGAAATGCTGTAAAATATAAAAGCCTGTCGACAGACGGGCTTTTGTCATTTAGAGAAAACAGGTTCGAGTGCTGACGAAGTGAAGCTTGTCAGCATGCTGACAATCCCGGAAACGCAGGATATTAAATGAAGAAAAAAGATAAGCGGGATTCGTCAGCATCCTGCCTCCGCCACAAATCAAATTAAAAGACTGTAATACAATAATTTATGTATTATGGTCTTTTTTAATTTATGGGTAAACTGAAAGTGATATGGTATCTAATTAAGTATCTATTTCGGTATCCAATTCTTCAGTGAACCTTCCAAGTTGGGTATCTCTAAATTTTATATTTATGAAAATTGGAGAAGCCTCTTTTACCTTTTTCTTTTATAGAAGTAAACTAAATGCTTTTAATAAAGCACCTATTTATTGTAGGATTTCTATTTTACAACATGTGAAACTTTTGTCTACCGGTATTTCAATTTCAGAAGACCAGTGGAATGTAATTGGGCACTTTATAAATCCTAAATTGAATTTAGTCGATCACTTAAGGCTGGAAAAATGGAAATCAAAAATGCAAGGCTATTTTGTGGAATGAGCACTAGCTCCTGTTCCAAATATATAAGTTGCTTTATCCATAAAATAAGAATTTAATAGATCCGACATTCGGAGTCTATCCTTGCTTCAGAATTTATTAAAAAAGATTCTACCCGACTTAGAACTTTTACAAATAAATCCCATCCTAAGCCTACTGTTATAGTGTTTTGATTATGTGATAATTCATTTCTTATTTTTTCAGCGTTACTAATAAATGTCTCTAATGAGCTATTAGAAAACTTAAAAATATTTTTAAATTCAGTAGTTTTTTTAAGAACTAATTTTTTATCACAAAACTGTAAACATTCTAAGAATGTAAGGTCGTCATTAGTAGCTTTTCTCAATTTGAATATTTCTTCTGCTTTTATTTTTCTTTCAGCGCCAATTAATAATTCGAGATTTTCATGAATGTTAATGTGAAATTTATTTATCCAATAGTTTAAATGCATTTCTAATAAGGAAATAAAACCAAATACATATAGTCTGAATATCGGTTTATCTACATCTGATTTTGTAATAATACCATCAATTTCATTTTCCTTTAGAACAAATAAATGTGGCTTTTTGCTTAGGTGCTTCAGTAGGGAGGCTAATGGAGTTGAATCTGAAATTAGATCATCACTTTGTATGGATATTATTGATTTTGAAATACTTCAACCTAGTTTTAAGTTATTAACGCAGCCTATCAATTTTCCATTTGTATCTCGTACGCCAGCTATGTCAAAATTTCTTTCTTTAAGGGCTGACTTTACATCACTAACGGAATCTGTAATTCTGCAGCAATAAATATCTTCATAAATGAACCTAGTGGTAATATAATTTGTAAATGTATCTTGTAGTTCTTTGAAGGTGGCTCTCTTTCTATATGTACCTGTAATATTTGATCTCCAAAGCTCGTAAGCCATAATTATTTTGATTTAGTATTTAAAGATTCAATAATCTCCCTAAAACGCTCCACTCCGGCTTCCAGGTTGTCAATAATCCCTAATGCTAAAACATCAGAATCTGGAAGATTATCCAGGTCTGTTAGACTTTGGTCCTTGATCCAAGTTAAGTCCAGACTGGTTTTGTCTCTTTCTAGAATTTCCTGAAGTGAGAATTTTCGCCATCTGCCCCCGGGATTGGTATCTGGATGATAGGTTTCCTTTCGTTTATGGATATTGCAAGGGTTGTAACATTGAAGGAAGTCCTCCAGATCATCAAAATTCAAAGGGTTCTTTTTTAGCGTAAAATGAATGTTGTATGCCATGTTGGGTGCAGTGCTTCCTGTATTTCTATCCCTTGTTGTTTGACACATATTTTTCAATTAATTTTTCTATCATTTCAAG
The genomic region above belongs to Saprospiraceae bacterium and contains:
- a CDS encoding DUF1295 domain-containing protein; amino-acid sequence: MNTAQTASLLILTLLVLPVGCFYFGAFPDPEEWSLLKQLLIIALAIALLCFIVSEMTGNYSQVDKLWSLLPVVYVWIVTSNYEFNDRLMLMSILVTIWGVRLTYNFSLKGAYSWKFWQGEEDYRWKVLRQKTEFQQPWIWRLFNLGFICIYQNLLILLFTTPIIVAAQYNSIQLKSFDWIIALAMLSFITYETIADFQQWNFQKTKWQKIKAGEILTENFQKGFLTRGLWAYSRHPNYFAEQCLWICFYLFSATVGGSWINWSMVGCLLLILLFQGSARFSEEISSTKYPEYGSYQKKVPLFIPKLFNLNKSSVAEK